CTCTTTTGACGATAACAAATCGTGGATTTGGGCTATACCATTTTCCGATGGTTCAACTTCGGTTGGTGTAGTTGGAAACAGAGAAAAAATTGAAGAAATGGCTGAAAATGACGGAGAAAAATATAAAAATTTCATCCGCGAATTTGAAGATCTGAACGGCCGTTTTAAAAATGCAGAGCTAAAATGGGAGCCAAAACATATTCTTGGATACTCGGTCGGCGTGAAACAAATGCATGGCGAAGGATTTGTGTTGTCAGGAAATAGCACAGAATTCCTTGATCCTATATTTTCATCCGGTGTTACTTTTGCCACTGCTTCAGGTCTTCTTTCTGCAAAAATGACGCACAAACATTTACAAGGTGAAACTGTTGATTGGAAAACGGAATATGAAGATGTTGTGCAGGGAGGAATTAACGTTTTCAGAAGTTACGTTACTGGTTGGTACAGCGGCGATTTCCAAACGATTGTTTTTGCACAAAGCGTTAATGAAGATATTAAAAAGCAAATATGCTCTGTATTAGCAGGTTACGTCTGGGATCAATCAAACCCTTTTGTCAAAAAGCATGATACCATTTTACCAACGCTGGCCAAAGTAATTAAAATGAAGGAAAATCCCAAAATCAATTTGTGATAATTTATTTCAAAAGATAAAATATAAAAATGCTTCCTGGCACAGATATCTCTGTTTTAGAAAGCATTTTTCTTTTATCCATTATAGACCTGACATCAAGATAAATCCATTCTGTACGCCTTTATGGTGATTATAAAGCAGAATTTTCTTCGATTTCTGATCTGAATTTTTTGTCAACAAAGTCTCATTGGGCATATTCTTGCCTGCTAAAATATGAGCGCCCATCCATACCCCAAAGGCAACAGCAGTTGGAAAATCGCCGATCAGGTTTTTGTAATTATAGACTGTGCTTTCAGGAAAAAATGTCTCACGCAGCCAATTATACCAATGATCACTTCGGCTATCTCCGTTATATCCCAAAATCAACGTGTCAATTTCTGACAAATCAATCTTATTTCTTTTTAAAAAATAGATAAGCTTCTCTGAAATCCTTTTTTCGTCTGCAAAATTAATCTGCTCAACGTCAACAATTTCCGCAATAGAATTATCCGATTTTTCAGCTTCTGCAACAAACATGACAGCAGCTTCTCCGCAAACCGTTCCAGCTGTAGCTGAGTTTAAAAGCGTTTCAGATGTTGTTTCTTCTTTTTTCCAGGATCCGGCAAGCTGGTCTATATTATAGTTGTAATCAGAAATTTCCTCGATACTTCCAAGCAGCAAAGACTGCGCTTTTCCTTCCCCGAAAAGTAGAAAAGCATCCATCAAAACGCCTTCAAAAGCCAGACCTTTATTGACGTGCGTGGCATTATAACCCGTATTTTTACTCATCAACGCCAGGTTTCCAGCCACGGCATTGGGAGTACTCTGGACAAAATTGGTAGGTGTTAAAGTTCCTTCGTTATAGTCAACAATCTGATTCAGAAATTTAAGACAATCATCCAGGCCACCATTCGCAGTTCCCAGAATAATACCATCCAGATCAGGATTTTTTTGAATTAACGGAAGTCCCGCGCCAACACCAATGCGCACCGCTTTTCCCATTCTTCTCAGCAAACCTGCGGGAATTAAATTTCCATAGGCTGGCTCCAAAGCCACATATCTGTTTCCCCTATTTACTTTGAGCTCTCCTTCAAAGAAAGTCTCCTCATAAGTTGGTTGCGCTGAAATGCAGGATAAATCTTTTATAAACATGTTATGAATTTCACTAAATCAGCCTGTTATACAACCACCGTCCCTGCGGCATTGGCCATGAATTGTTTTATTTCCTGGCTGTATTCCTGAATATATTTTTCTTTAAGAATCCGACTCCAACTCAGCTCCTCACCCATCAGGTCCGCTACCACCGGCAAACACCTTAATGTTGCCTGCCAATCCGTAATTTCCATACGGATTCTTCTAGCTAAAATATCCCGTGGCGTAATGGCCATTTCATTTCTTACACTGTAAATTATCTCTGCTGTGATGTAAGGATAATTCGAGTCCAGTTTTTCTTTTAGCGCAGGGTTGGCGGTAACAAGTTTTCCAATTTCATTCGCTCTCGAACCGTACTTACTTACCAGATGCTTGCTTACATCTTCTGCCAAACCAAAATCCTTAACAAGAAATTTCCAAGAATTGTAATCAAAATTCGCGCCACCGGTCAGTAAATGATTTGCAGTTTTGCAATCA
The nucleotide sequence above comes from Dyadobacter subterraneus. Encoded proteins:
- a CDS encoding beta-ketoacyl synthase chain length factor; the protein is MFIKDLSCISAQPTYEETFFEGELKVNRGNRYVALEPAYGNLIPAGLLRRMGKAVRIGVGAGLPLIQKNPDLDGIILGTANGGLDDCLKFLNQIVDYNEGTLTPTNFVQSTPNAVAGNLALMSKNTGYNATHVNKGLAFEGVLMDAFLLFGEGKAQSLLLGSIEEISDYNYNIDQLAGSWKKEETTSETLLNSATAGTVCGEAAVMFVAEAEKSDNSIAEIVDVEQINFADEKRISEKLIYFLKRNKIDLSEIDTLILGYNGDSRSDHWYNWLRETFFPESTVYNYKNLIGDFPTAVAFGVWMGAHILAGKNMPNETLLTKNSDQKSKKILLYNHHKGVQNGFILMSGL
- a CDS encoding NAD(P)/FAD-dependent oxidoreductase; the protein is MRDHAKVDVVVIGAGPAGTVAASYLKKQGYDVTILEKEKFPRFQIGESLLPCCMEHLDQSGLLEAVVPKNFQKKTGAAFMRGENRCEFFFSEQFTKGWTWTWQVKRADFDMTLAEATRAKGVDVNFECEVLNVTCSKDKQIVDYKDIDGNKFTIEAKFIIDSSGYGRVLPKLFDLSKPSAFSPRGAIFSHLEDKNRTEKASNNIFVHSFDDNKSWIWAIPFSDGSTSVGVVGNREKIEEMAENDGEKYKNFIREFEDLNGRFKNAELKWEPKHILGYSVGVKQMHGEGFVLSGNSTEFLDPIFSSGVTFATASGLLSAKMTHKHLQGETVDWKTEYEDVVQGGINVFRSYVTGWYSGDFQTIVFAQSVNEDIKKQICSVLAGYVWDQSNPFVKKHDTILPTLAKVIKMKENPKINL